One genomic region from Clostridium saccharobutylicum DSM 13864 encodes:
- a CDS encoding helix-turn-helix domain-containing protein, protein MKDLNLIIGNKLKEIRNKRNLSLDEVSKLTGVSKAMLGQIERGQSNPTVSTLWKIATGLKVSFSLFIDENQDDLKVINQNNIDPIIEDDNRMKLYPIFPFDVKSGAEIFTIELESNCNHISTPHSEGVEEYIIVTEGEIEMDINNRKFVLQKGNSIRFMANQPHSYMNTSQNKAVFQNIIRYLK, encoded by the coding sequence ATGAAGGATTTGAATTTAATCATAGGCAATAAATTAAAAGAGATACGTAATAAAAGAAACTTAAGTTTAGATGAAGTTAGTAAATTAACTGGAGTAAGCAAGGCGATGTTAGGTCAGATAGAGAGAGGTCAGTCAAATCCTACAGTATCTACGTTATGGAAAATTGCAACTGGCTTAAAAGTATCATTTTCATTATTCATTGATGAAAATCAAGATGATTTAAAAGTAATAAATCAAAATAATATTGATCCAATAATAGAAGATGATAATAGAATGAAGTTGTATCCTATATTTCCATTTGATGTGAAAAGTGGGGCTGAAATATTTACTATAGAGTTAGAAAGTAATTGTAATCATATATCTACTCCTCATAGTGAGGGTGTTGAGGAATATATTATAGTCACTGAAGGTGAAATCGAAATGGATATAAATAATAGAAAATTTGTATTACAAAAAGGAAATTCAATTAGGTTTATGGCGAATCAACCTCATTCTTATATGAATACAAGTCAAAATAAAGCTGTATTTCAAAATATAATACGTTATTTAAAATAA